One stretch of Cohnella algarum DNA includes these proteins:
- a CDS encoding Mu transposase domain-containing protein: MQRWLGERLKAINLIPFEEVERHPRKVSADSMVSYEANRHLVPYRYVGQVVYVQDQKNGRITIYSGDQLLADHPKALGKRQLVLNQKHFEGLQTAESTRSPPRCRNWFQTAPLKCTNVIWRCTSSFSTRR, encoded by the coding sequence ATGCAACGCTGGCTCGGGGAAAGGCTGAAAGCGATCAACCTCATTCCGTTCGAGGAAGTCGAGCGCCACCCTCGCAAGGTGTCGGCCGATAGCATGGTCTCGTACGAAGCGAATCGGCACCTCGTTCCCTATCGCTATGTGGGACAGGTCGTATACGTGCAGGATCAGAAAAACGGCCGCATCACCATCTACAGCGGCGATCAGCTTCTAGCCGATCACCCGAAAGCCCTCGGCAAACGGCAGCTTGTGTTGAACCAAAAACACTTCGAGGGGCTGCAAACCGCGGAAAGCACAAGGTCCCCACCCCGATGCCGAAACTGGTTTCAAACAGCGCCCCTGAAGTGCACCAACGTGATCTGGCGGTGTACGAGCAGTTTCTCGACGAGGCGGTGA
- a CDS encoding SulP family inorganic anion transporter — protein MKWTGRFEGYHATAFRKDLISGLIVGIIAIPLGMAFAIAAGVKPEYGIYTTIVAGICISLFGGSKFQIGGPTGAFIPILFAIVMEYGYENLLLAGFLAGIILVLMGLFKLGALIKFIPRPVTIGFTAGIAVIIFSGQIANFLGLSGIEKHENFLPNMKEIVMHLTTTNLYNVITAVVCLAVILLTPKFLPKVPGSLVGLVVSTVVATVFFKGEVATIGSSFGAIPSTLPHFRFPDLTWDHIENLIRPAFIIAMLGGIESLLSAVVADGMTGSRHNSNRELIGQGVANMVTPLFGGIPATGAIARTATNIKNGAVSPLSGIIHGIVVLLVLILFAPYASEIPLASMAPILMLVAWNMSERKEFAHVLKTKTSDSFVLLITFLLTVFTNLTTAVEVGLILAVILFVKRMGDGLLVSKVLPDPTAKHEKVKAHMVTEGHDCPQIGIYTIEGPLFFGAANMFEKSIMDTIHLRPKVLLLRMGKVPFMDTTGESNLASLVKHFKKFGGIILVTGIQSQPLEVLRRTGLYTLIGAEHFFGHTGEALNYALLQLDLNKCLGCKHFAFRECAALSNKESQKEVITSLKPDPSRT, from the coding sequence ATGAAATGGACAGGAAGGTTTGAAGGATACCATGCAACCGCATTTCGTAAGGATCTCATTTCAGGCCTCATTGTTGGCATTATCGCCATTCCATTAGGGATGGCGTTTGCTATTGCGGCTGGTGTAAAACCGGAATATGGCATTTATACCACCATCGTTGCCGGTATCTGTATTTCCTTGTTCGGAGGTTCTAAATTTCAAATTGGCGGCCCGACCGGTGCCTTTATTCCGATCCTTTTCGCGATTGTCATGGAATACGGATACGAAAATTTATTGCTAGCGGGATTTTTGGCGGGAATTATTCTTGTTCTCATGGGGCTATTTAAACTCGGTGCGTTGATAAAGTTTATTCCTCGCCCTGTAACCATCGGATTTACCGCTGGAATTGCCGTCATAATCTTCAGCGGACAGATTGCCAACTTTTTAGGTTTGAGCGGTATCGAAAAACATGAGAATTTTCTGCCTAATATGAAGGAAATTGTGATGCATCTCACAACTACGAACCTCTACAATGTTATCACAGCGGTGGTTTGCTTGGCTGTCATCCTCCTAACACCGAAATTTCTACCGAAAGTCCCTGGTTCCTTGGTGGGACTTGTCGTATCCACTGTAGTGGCGACTGTATTCTTTAAAGGGGAAGTAGCAACGATTGGATCGTCATTTGGAGCTATTCCAAGCACACTACCGCATTTTCGTTTTCCTGATCTAACCTGGGATCACATTGAAAACTTGATTCGCCCCGCTTTTATTATTGCCATGTTGGGCGGCATCGAATCTTTATTATCGGCGGTTGTTGCCGACGGCATGACCGGCAGTCGTCATAACAGCAATCGTGAACTGATTGGGCAAGGTGTCGCCAATATGGTAACCCCTCTCTTTGGAGGCATTCCAGCGACAGGAGCCATTGCACGAACAGCAACCAATATCAAAAACGGTGCGGTCTCGCCTCTGTCGGGTATTATACATGGCATTGTTGTATTGCTGGTGCTCATTTTGTTTGCACCTTATGCATCAGAGATCCCACTTGCTAGCATGGCACCGATTCTAATGCTGGTTGCTTGGAACATGAGCGAACGAAAAGAATTCGCTCACGTCTTAAAAACCAAAACGAGCGATTCTTTTGTCCTTCTCATTACCTTTTTGCTTACGGTATTTACAAATTTAACAACTGCCGTTGAAGTCGGATTAATCTTAGCCGTAATTCTGTTTGTGAAACGAATGGGTGACGGCTTACTGGTTTCCAAGGTATTGCCTGACCCAACAGCTAAACATGAAAAAGTGAAAGCCCATATGGTAACCGAAGGCCACGATTGTCCACAAATCGGGATCTATACCATCGAAGGCCCTCTCTTTTTCGGCGCCGCAAACATGTTTGAAAAGTCCATCATGGATACGATTCATTTAAGACCGAAAGTGCTACTTCTTCGCATGGGAAAAGTGCCTTTTATGGATACGACGGGTGAATCGAATCTAGCCAGTTTGGTGAAACATTTCAAGAAGTTTGGCGGGATTATTCTTGTAACCGGAATTCAATCTCAGCCGCTGGAAGTATTGAGGAGAACAGGGTTGTATACGCTGATTGGGGCTGAACATTTTTTTGGACATACCGGTGAGGCGCTTAACTACGCGCTATTGCAGCTGGACTTGAATAAATGTCTAGGTTGTAAACACTTTGCTTTCCGGGAATGTGCGGCGTTATCAAACAAGGAGTCCCAAAAAGAAGTAATCACCAGCTTGAAGCCAGATCCATCAAGGACCTAA
- a CDS encoding ketoacyl-ACP synthase III encodes MVIHSRITAIGTYVPQRKLTNDDLEKMVDTSHEWIVQRTGIHERRIAERDEFTSDLCISAVRNLVFRYNKTIEDVDFIIVCTTTPDFPFPTVSCLIQAHFQIQNAGAIDISAACAGFTYGLIMAHGLIASGLHRKVLVIAGETLSKITDYSDRTTCVLFGDAASAVLVERDDQFEGFVSHHVGSDGTGGVHIYRTGLANRLGEQKLCDNNCIVQNGREVFRWVMRTIPNSIHQLINKSSQTINDVDWFIPHSANMRLIEPLCEKLEFPLERTLHSLTYFGNTSSSTIPLSLDLGIRNGKICIGDQALLYGFGAGLVHSGVLVRLQLDPVVNEPLRL; translated from the coding sequence TTGGTGATTCATTCGCGTATTACAGCCATTGGAACGTATGTACCCCAACGTAAACTGACAAATGATGATTTGGAAAAGATGGTGGATACCAGTCATGAATGGATCGTACAGCGGACAGGCATTCATGAACGACGTATTGCTGAGCGAGACGAATTTACCAGCGATCTCTGTATAAGTGCAGTCAGGAATCTCGTCTTTCGGTATAACAAGACAATCGAGGATGTGGATTTTATTATTGTTTGCACCACTACACCAGATTTTCCTTTTCCTACAGTATCCTGCTTAATTCAAGCCCATTTTCAAATTCAAAACGCTGGTGCGATTGATATTAGTGCCGCTTGTGCTGGATTTACTTATGGACTTATCATGGCTCATGGCTTGATTGCTTCTGGACTGCATAGGAAGGTTCTGGTCATTGCCGGTGAAACGCTGTCCAAAATTACAGATTATTCGGATCGTACAACCTGCGTCTTGTTTGGCGATGCCGCCAGTGCCGTTCTAGTGGAAAGAGATGACCAATTTGAGGGATTCGTCAGTCATCATGTTGGCTCCGATGGCACAGGGGGAGTCCATATTTATCGGACAGGGCTTGCCAATAGACTCGGCGAGCAAAAGTTGTGCGACAACAATTGCATTGTCCAAAACGGAAGGGAAGTATTCCGTTGGGTGATGCGAACCATACCCAATTCGATTCATCAATTGATTAACAAAAGCAGTCAGACTATAAATGATGTGGACTGGTTTATTCCCCATAGCGCGAATATGCGACTGATTGAGCCGCTTTGTGAGAAACTGGAGTTCCCTTTAGAACGTACGTTACATAGTCTAACTTACTTCGGTAATACATCGTCGTCAACGATCCCTCTATCCCTCGATCTTGGGATTCGGAATGGGAAGATCTGTATCGGAGACCAAGCCTTACTGTATGGGTTTGGGGCTGGACTCGTGCATTCGGGCGTCCTCGTAAGGTTACAACTTGATCCTGTCGTTAACGAGCCTCTCCGATTATAA
- the istB gene encoding IS21-like element helper ATPase IstB, whose product MILQHECLKEAFAEFGWSRIPEVFAHAEEAAKHNIPYLEFLDKLLQEEIVAKRERFIRLKTRMAHLPYHRTLDQFDFGFQPSIDERRIRDLAALRFVENRENLIFLGPPGTGKTHLAVALALEAIKHRYTVYFVTAHDQVQMLQQAYHNQTIKQKMRVLTKPSLLIIDEIGYRKMEEPAAHFFFQIVSERYESGSIILTSNKSYGTWGEIFGDSVLASAILDRLLHHSTTINIKGESYRIKEKKRAGFFKPELTEAKE is encoded by the coding sequence ATGATCCTGCAACATGAATGCCTCAAAGAGGCTTTTGCCGAGTTCGGATGGAGTCGAATACCGGAAGTATTCGCCCACGCCGAAGAAGCTGCTAAGCACAATATACCGTACCTGGAATTTCTGGACAAGCTGTTGCAGGAGGAAATTGTCGCGAAGCGTGAACGATTTATCCGGTTGAAAACGCGAATGGCTCACCTGCCGTATCACCGCACGCTCGATCAATTCGATTTTGGTTTCCAACCCTCCATTGACGAGCGGCGGATCCGGGATCTGGCGGCGCTGCGGTTCGTAGAAAACCGAGAAAATCTTATATTTCTTGGTCCACCGGGAACGGGAAAAACGCATCTTGCCGTTGCTTTGGCACTGGAAGCGATCAAGCACCGGTATACCGTCTATTTCGTGACGGCCCACGACCAAGTGCAGATGCTGCAGCAGGCTTACCACAACCAGACGATCAAGCAGAAAATGCGGGTACTAACAAAGCCGAGCTTGCTTATCATCGATGAAATCGGCTACCGGAAGATGGAGGAGCCCGCCGCGCACTTCTTCTTTCAGATCGTCTCAGAACGCTACGAAAGCGGATCGATCATCCTGACGTCAAACAAGTCTTACGGCACGTGGGGCGAGATTTTCGGCGATTCGGTACTGGCCTCCGCCATCTTAGACCGATTGCTCCACCATTCCACGACGATCAATATTAAAGGGGAGAGCTACCGCATCAAGGAAAAGAAGAGAGCCGGATTCTTTAAGCCCGAATTGACTGAAGCCAAGGAATGA
- the istA gene encoding IS21 family transposase yields MIQNGEFYLIHEMRKRGMYITQIAEELGRDRKTIRKWLEQPEPKSYQRTVVKPSKLDPFKDYIRSRMKEGCINANVIFEEIKAQGYSGGTTQLREFMKPLRPAVIHKATVRYETPPGYQAQVDWGKFVADWNGRPKRLYAFVMVLGYSRMMYVEFTEDDTLIGCHLRALQYFGGRPEVILYDNMKTVVTGTDDQGHPIWNERFSHFASHHGIALKRCRPTAPARRAKSKTESATSVKTSGPAFACSPACTTSMCKPDGG; encoded by the coding sequence ATGATTCAAAATGGGGAATTCTACTTGATCCACGAAATGAGGAAACGAGGCATGTACATCACCCAAATCGCCGAAGAGCTGGGGAGAGATCGCAAAACGATCCGAAAATGGTTGGAGCAGCCGGAGCCCAAATCTTATCAACGTACGGTCGTGAAACCCTCCAAGCTCGATCCGTTCAAGGACTACATACGCTCCCGGATGAAAGAAGGATGCATCAACGCCAATGTTATTTTTGAAGAGATCAAAGCCCAAGGATATTCGGGCGGCACGACGCAGCTTCGAGAATTCATGAAACCACTGCGCCCCGCGGTCATCCATAAAGCGACTGTCAGATACGAAACGCCGCCCGGGTACCAGGCGCAAGTGGATTGGGGAAAGTTCGTCGCAGACTGGAATGGTCGACCGAAACGGCTATACGCGTTCGTGATGGTACTGGGTTACTCCCGCATGATGTATGTAGAGTTTACGGAGGACGACACGCTCATCGGATGCCATCTCCGGGCTCTGCAATATTTCGGCGGCCGGCCGGAAGTGATTCTGTATGACAACATGAAAACCGTTGTCACAGGCACCGACGACCAAGGGCATCCGATCTGGAACGAACGGTTCTCGCACTTTGCGAGTCATCACGGTATCGCTCTCAAACGTTGCCGGCCTACCGCGCCCGCACGAAGGGCAAAGTCGAAAACGGAATCGGCTACGTCCGTAAAAACTTCTGGCCCCGCGTTCGCTTGTTCACCAGCTTGTACGACCTCAATGTGCAAGCCAGACGGTGGATAG
- a CDS encoding cbb3-type cytochrome c oxidase subunit I has product MTDNAIKEEKGFSFTRKDSSLILAFLGVSFVALLLGAVAGLLQVLERGGYISLQPQWYYLLLTLHGVALALIFTTYFIIGFLYSGVIKTLGGKMHDADRRTGWIGFWMMTIGIILALFAIANQSSSVLYTFYAPMKASPWFYVGLALVVVGSWVGGTPIFSSYAKWRKANKGQPSPLFAFMAVATFVLWVIATLGVAIEVVFQLIPWSFGWVSDIDVSLSRTLFWYFGHPLVYFWLLPAYIYWYVNIPAVVKGRLFSDSLPRLTFILFILYSIPVGFHHQLMEPGITSFWKFLQVILTMLVVVPSLMTVFAILATFEIAGRMQGAKGRFGWVKKLPWNDVRFLVPFFSMVMFIPAGAGGVISASYQLDQVVHNTLFITGHFHMTLATTVVLTFFGISYWLIPLLTGRTLTRFANNLGIVQGVVWLLGIFLMSVPMHIVGVLGAPRRSAFSTYAGHPVVQEWKPYLLSAGVGGTLLFIGILLYLWVVLYLMFFSPKAEKPMPYPIGRVDPKYQKPPLFLERWPVWIGLTFALILIAYLWPVLQMIQHAPPGSPPIRTW; this is encoded by the coding sequence ATGACGGATAACGCAATCAAGGAAGAGAAGGGATTTTCCTTTACGAGGAAAGATTCGAGTCTCATATTGGCCTTTCTAGGGGTTTCCTTCGTAGCTTTGTTATTGGGAGCCGTTGCGGGGCTGCTGCAAGTGTTGGAGCGCGGCGGGTATATATCGCTTCAACCGCAGTGGTATTACCTGCTGCTGACGCTGCACGGCGTAGCGTTGGCGCTCATTTTCACAACGTATTTCATCATTGGCTTCCTGTACTCCGGGGTCATCAAGACGTTGGGCGGCAAAATGCACGACGCCGACCGGCGCACCGGCTGGATCGGATTTTGGATGATGACGATTGGGATCATTCTCGCTTTGTTTGCAATTGCCAACCAGAGCTCCAGCGTGCTTTACACGTTCTACGCGCCTATGAAGGCGTCCCCTTGGTTTTATGTAGGGCTTGCGTTGGTGGTGGTGGGCAGCTGGGTGGGAGGCACTCCGATCTTCTCGAGCTACGCGAAATGGCGGAAAGCAAACAAAGGCCAGCCTTCTCCGCTGTTTGCCTTCATGGCGGTCGCCACATTCGTGCTCTGGGTGATTGCGACGCTCGGCGTAGCCATTGAAGTCGTGTTCCAGCTCATCCCTTGGTCCTTCGGTTGGGTGTCGGACATTGACGTGTCGCTCAGCCGCACGCTGTTTTGGTATTTCGGGCATCCGCTCGTCTACTTCTGGCTGCTGCCGGCCTACATCTATTGGTATGTCAATATCCCGGCCGTCGTGAAAGGCAGGCTGTTCAGCGACTCGCTGCCGAGGTTGACGTTTATTTTGTTTATTTTGTATTCGATCCCCGTCGGATTTCACCATCAGCTGATGGAACCGGGCATCACCTCCTTTTGGAAGTTTCTGCAGGTGATCTTGACGATGCTGGTGGTCGTCCCGTCATTGATGACGGTGTTTGCGATTCTTGCCACGTTCGAGATCGCAGGACGCATGCAGGGTGCCAAGGGGAGATTCGGTTGGGTGAAAAAGCTGCCATGGAACGACGTCCGATTCCTCGTCCCGTTCTTCTCCATGGTCATGTTTATTCCTGCCGGCGCCGGCGGCGTCATCAGCGCGAGCTACCAACTGGATCAAGTTGTTCATAACACGCTGTTCATTACCGGCCACTTCCATATGACGCTGGCGACAACCGTCGTGTTGACTTTCTTCGGCATCTCATATTGGCTGATCCCGCTCTTGACGGGGCGGACGCTAACGCGGTTCGCCAACAACCTTGGCATCGTCCAAGGCGTCGTGTGGCTGCTCGGCATCTTCCTGATGAGCGTGCCGATGCACATCGTCGGCGTGCTCGGCGCCCCCAGACGGAGCGCGTTCAGCACGTACGCCGGTCATCCGGTCGTGCAGGAATGGAAGCCTTATCTGCTGTCTGCCGGGGTAGGCGGTACGCTGCTGTTTATCGGGATATTGCTGTATCTCTGGGTCGTGCTCTACCTGATGTTCTTCTCCCCGAAAGCCGAGAAGCCCATGCCGTACCCGATCGGCCGGGTGGATCCGAAATATCAAAAGCCGCCGTTGTTCTTGGAGCGTTGGCCGGTCTGGATCGGCCTGACATTCGCGCTGATCCTGATCGCCTACCTGTGGCCGGTTCTTCAGATGATTCAACACGCTCCCCCCGGCTCGCCGCCGATTCGGACGTGGTGA
- a CDS encoding ArsR/SmtB family transcription factor, whose protein sequence is MNQNIQQFKADFFKALAHPMRIRILEVLSEGDKNVNEIQSILGSEGSAVSQQLAVLRNKNVVTGLKYGTSVIYSLRDPLIKDLLAVTKQIFDNHLVDAISLLEVIRNES, encoded by the coding sequence TTGAATCAAAATATCCAACAGTTTAAAGCCGATTTTTTTAAGGCGCTGGCGCATCCCATGCGGATTCGAATCCTGGAGGTTCTGAGTGAAGGAGATAAAAACGTTAATGAGATACAGAGTATTTTAGGCTCAGAAGGTTCAGCCGTTTCTCAGCAGTTGGCAGTATTGCGAAATAAAAATGTGGTGACGGGCTTAAAATACGGTACTTCTGTCATTTATTCGTTACGTGACCCGCTGATTAAAGACCTGCTCGCAGTAACAAAGCAGATCTTCGATAATCATCTCGTTGATGCCATTTCATTACTTGAGGTCATTCGAAATGAATCTTAA
- a CDS encoding cytochrome c oxidase subunit II, giving the protein MHFPRYERIWLIAGISTLFLFLLLFGIMAVGMGLNPPNHTETIDPKAVAATPPFDNPGLKQIGNNEYELTMTAQIFMFSPSEITVPAGSKVHFQVTTPDVVHGMQIAGTNVNIMAIPGHITRYTHTFHDPGDYLIVCNEYCGTGHHYMIGRFVVQ; this is encoded by the coding sequence ATCCATTTTCCCCGGTACGAACGCATTTGGCTGATCGCGGGAATCTCCACGCTGTTCCTCTTCCTGCTGCTGTTTGGCATTATGGCGGTGGGAATGGGGCTGAATCCGCCCAACCATACGGAGACGATCGACCCGAAAGCCGTCGCAGCAACGCCTCCGTTCGACAATCCCGGACTGAAACAAATCGGGAATAACGAGTACGAGCTGACGATGACGGCGCAAATTTTTATGTTCAGCCCGAGCGAGATCACCGTTCCTGCAGGATCGAAGGTGCATTTTCAAGTAACCACCCCTGACGTCGTTCACGGCATGCAAATTGCCGGAACCAATGTTAATATAATGGCCATCCCGGGACATATCACGAGATATACCCATACCTTTCACGATCCGGGGGATTACTTGATCGTCTGCAACGAATATTGCGGAACGGGTCACCACTACATGATAGGCCGGTTTGTAGTTCAGTAA
- a CDS encoding ArsR/SmtB family transcription factor: MQLALQQYRVDVFKVIAHPLRLQILELLCEGPKGVNELQTRLQSQGSAVSQHLSILKAKHLVIGIKVGTRVVYSVQDFLLCDLLFMTKNMFNNQLMSVIDILDTRTHEQ; the protein is encoded by the coding sequence ATGCAACTTGCACTTCAGCAGTACAGAGTGGATGTTTTTAAGGTCATAGCTCATCCGCTGCGGTTGCAGATTTTGGAGTTATTATGTGAAGGACCGAAAGGTGTCAATGAGCTTCAAACGCGTTTACAAAGTCAAGGTTCTGCTGTTTCCCAACATTTAAGCATTTTAAAAGCGAAGCATCTCGTAATAGGAATAAAGGTGGGAACTCGCGTCGTCTATTCGGTGCAAGATTTTCTCCTATGTGATCTGCTCTTCATGACCAAAAACATGTTTAACAACCAATTAATGAGCGTGATTGACATACTTGATACCAGAACTCATGAACAGTAA
- a CDS encoding VirB4-like conjugal transfer ATPase, CD1110 family has translation MIKTLRRIIKQDKERFDIPKGVQQVIPIRALWPDGIFFVGNKFSKSYRFEDINYAVASREDKEAMFLSYSELLNSFDSGATTKITIHNRRLNRADFESSILIPLRQDHLDVYRQEYNEMLLAKAIGANGTIQEKYVTISVVKKNVEEARQYFARVGTELMSHFSRLGSKCIELDATDRLRIFHDFFRIGEEADFRFHLSETMRKGHDFKDYICPDTFEFEKDHFRMGNFFGRVIFLREYASYIKDSMVSELCDLNRNLLLSLDIIPIPTDEAVREVESRLLGVETNITNWQRRQNRNNNFSAVVPYDMEQQRKESKEFLNDLTTRDQRMMFGLLTMVHIADSKEQLDSDTEALLTTARKHLCQFSTLTYQQMDGLNTVLPYGLRKVHALRTLTTESTAVFIPFRAQEIIHPGGIYYGQNVISKNMIIANRKQLLNGNSFILGVSGSGKSFTAKREIVNQMLASDDDIILIDPEREYSALVNALGGETIHISATSPNHINAMDMNRQYGDGANPIILKSEFVLSLCEQLIGGYQLGAKEKSLIDRCTASVYRKYLQSNYKGQPPTLQDFRAELMRQAEPEAQDIALAIELFTSGSLNTFAKPTNVNVHNRLICYDILDLGKQLLPIGMLVVLDSILNRITQNRAKGKNTFIIIDEIYLLFQHEYSANFLFTLWKRVRKYGAFCTGITQNVDDLLQSHTARTMLANSEFIVMLNQAATDRVELAELLNISDLQLSHITNVDAGNGLMKVGSSLVPFTDKFPRHTKLYGLMTTKPGE, from the coding sequence GTGATTAAAACGCTCAGACGCATCATCAAGCAGGACAAGGAACGATTTGATATCCCGAAAGGCGTTCAGCAAGTCATCCCGATTCGTGCCCTCTGGCCGGACGGGATTTTTTTTGTCGGCAACAAGTTCTCCAAATCGTATCGGTTCGAGGATATCAACTACGCCGTCGCGTCCAGGGAAGACAAGGAAGCGATGTTTTTGTCTTATTCCGAGCTGCTCAATTCCTTTGACAGCGGAGCGACCACGAAGATCACGATCCATAACCGGCGTTTGAATCGGGCCGATTTTGAAAGCTCGATTCTGATTCCGCTACGGCAGGACCATCTCGATGTGTACCGGCAAGAGTATAACGAGATGTTGCTCGCAAAGGCCATTGGCGCGAATGGAACGATTCAGGAAAAGTACGTTACCATTTCTGTCGTCAAGAAAAATGTGGAGGAAGCCCGTCAATACTTCGCGCGGGTCGGGACCGAATTGATGTCGCATTTTTCCCGTCTCGGTTCCAAATGTATCGAACTGGATGCAACTGACCGTCTGCGCATTTTCCATGATTTCTTTCGGATTGGCGAGGAAGCGGATTTTCGTTTCCATCTGTCCGAAACGATGCGCAAGGGCCATGATTTCAAGGACTACATTTGCCCGGATACGTTCGAGTTTGAAAAAGATCATTTTCGGATGGGCAACTTTTTTGGCCGCGTCATCTTTCTGCGGGAATACGCCAGCTATATTAAGGACAGCATGGTGTCCGAGCTTTGCGACCTGAACCGGAATTTGCTGCTGTCGCTGGATATTATTCCGATTCCTACCGACGAGGCCGTTCGCGAGGTGGAGAGCCGTTTGCTCGGCGTGGAGACGAACATCACCAATTGGCAGCGGCGACAAAACCGGAACAACAATTTTTCCGCCGTGGTCCCTTACGATATGGAGCAGCAACGCAAAGAGAGCAAAGAATTTTTGAACGACTTGACCACTCGCGACCAGCGGATGATGTTTGGCCTGCTGACGATGGTCCATATCGCGGACAGCAAGGAGCAGCTCGACAGCGATACGGAGGCGCTGCTCACAACCGCCCGCAAGCATTTGTGCCAGTTTTCCACGCTTACCTACCAGCAAATGGACGGTCTGAATACGGTGCTCCCCTACGGCTTGCGGAAGGTTCATGCGCTAAGGACGCTAACGACTGAAAGCACGGCGGTCTTTATCCCATTCCGGGCGCAGGAAATTATACATCCGGGCGGCATTTACTATGGACAAAATGTGATCAGCAAAAACATGATAATCGCCAACCGTAAGCAATTGCTGAATGGAAACAGCTTTATCCTCGGCGTATCCGGTTCCGGCAAAAGCTTTACCGCGAAACGGGAAATCGTCAACCAGATGCTGGCCAGCGACGACGATATTATTTTGATCGACCCGGAACGGGAATACTCCGCACTGGTGAACGCATTGGGCGGCGAGACGATTCATATATCCGCCACTTCGCCGAACCATATTAATGCGATGGATATGAATCGTCAATATGGCGACGGAGCTAATCCAATCATTCTCAAATCGGAATTCGTCCTCTCGTTGTGCGAGCAGTTGATTGGCGGATACCAACTGGGAGCCAAGGAAAAGTCGCTCATTGACCGCTGCACCGCCAGCGTATACCGGAAATATTTGCAGAGCAACTACAAGGGACAGCCACCGACGTTGCAGGATTTCCGCGCGGAACTGATGAGGCAAGCGGAGCCGGAGGCGCAGGACATTGCGCTGGCGATCGAACTGTTTACTTCCGGCAGTCTGAACACGTTCGCCAAACCGACCAATGTCAATGTCCATAACCGGCTCATCTGCTACGACATTCTCGATTTGGGCAAACAACTCCTCCCGATCGGCATGCTGGTTGTCTTGGACAGCATCCTGAATCGGATTACACAAAATCGGGCTAAAGGCAAAAATACATTTATCATAATCGACGAAATCTATCTTCTGTTTCAGCATGAATACAGTGCCAACTTTCTGTTCACGCTTTGGAAGCGCGTCCGAAAGTATGGCGCTTTTTGTACGGGCATTACGCAAAATGTGGATGATTTGCTGCAAAGCCATACGGCCCGGACGATGCTCGCGAACAGCGAATTTATCGTGATGCTGAATCAAGCAGCTACAGACCGAGTAGAGCTTGCCGAGTTGCTCAACATTTCGGACCTGCAACTGTCCCACATTACGAATGTTGACGCCGGGAATGGTCTGATGAAGGTCGGCAGTTCCCTCGTACCGTTTACCGACAAGTTCCCGCGGCACACGAAACTGTATGGCCTAATGACAACGAAGCCCGGAGAGTAA